In the [Clostridium] colinum genome, one interval contains:
- the ispD gene encoding 2-C-methyl-D-erythritol 4-phosphate cytidylyltransferase, whose amino-acid sequence MDKNIAIIVCSGIGKRMESNVPKQFIEINNKPIVCYTIDKFENCSKIDEIIIVTNKDYIDYFNSDIIKKYNYKKIVNVIEGGKERLNSVYNGINSIKCSNSIVLIHDGVRPFIDEKDIINIIDKTNKYDACILAVKAKDTIKICKNGFIEYTPNREDIWLAQTPQAFKYDIIKKAYDYCIKNNLFFTDDASAVENIGQKVMIIEGNYDNIKITTKEDLKFFD is encoded by the coding sequence ATGGATAAAAATATAGCAATAATTGTTTGTTCTGGTATAGGCAAAAGAATGGAAAGTAATGTACCAAAACAATTTATAGAAATAAATAATAAGCCTATTGTTTGTTACACAATAGATAAATTCGAAAATTGTTCAAAAATAGATGAAATAATAATAGTAACTAATAAAGATTACATAGATTATTTTAATAGTGATATAATAAAAAAATATAATTATAAAAAAATTGTAAATGTTATAGAAGGTGGAAAAGAAAGGTTAAACTCTGTTTATAATGGTATAAATAGTATAAAATGTAGTAATAGTATAGTTCTTATTCATGATGGTGTAAGACCATTTATAGATGAAAAGGATATAATAAATATAATTGATAAAACTAATAAGTATGATGCTTGCATATTAGCTGTAAAAGCTAAAGATACAATAAAAATATGTAAGAATGGGTTTATAGAGTATACACCTAATAGAGAAGACATATGGCTTGCTCAAACACCTCAAGCATTTAAATATGATATAATAAAAAAAGCGTATGATTATTGTATTAAAAACAATTTATTTTTTACAGATGATGCTAGTGCAGTTGAAAATATTGGGCAAAAGGTTATGATAATAGAAGGTAATTATGATAATATTAAAATAACTACAAAGGAAGATTTAAAATTTTTTGATTGA
- the ftsW gene encoding putative lipid II flippase FtsW, producing MATSRGNSHLRASERQRINKRDNIRKFQIEQIEEVVIHRGKIDPIILLSLIILVTFGVIMVFSASYYVGKTKYDDILFFFKKQATFAILGFIILPVVTSIDWRVYKSFSRLAYIVSIIFLILVLFIGKEVNGAKRWIVIGPINFQPSEIAKIGLILYLSKFISDNPNILNNWEGFIKCCFILAIPTGLVLIENTSTAIIMGVIGMSIIFVASPTMKYFLPIILVGVLGLIGIIAFGDPFRMARVQAWLDPFADTVKTGTGYQTVQSLYAIASGGFFGLGIGQSRQKLGFIPEAQNDIIFSVICEELGLAGATIFILLFSTIIWRGYITAIRSPKTYMSYVCVGITTMIAVQVIINIAVVTNTIPNTGIPLPFVSYGGTSLLIMMACTGLILNFSRYFKE from the coding sequence TTGGCCACATCAAGAGGAAACTCACATCTTAGGGCAAGCGAAAGACAACGTATAAATAAAAGAGATAATATAAGAAAATTTCAAATAGAGCAAATTGAAGAGGTTGTTATACATAGAGGGAAAATAGACCCTATAATTTTACTAAGCCTTATAATACTTGTTACATTCGGTGTAATAATGGTATTTAGTGCTAGCTATTACGTAGGAAAAACAAAATATGATGATATATTATTTTTTTTCAAAAAACAAGCTACATTTGCTATTTTAGGCTTTATAATTTTACCAGTAGTAACATCTATAGATTGGAGAGTATATAAAAGTTTTTCAAGATTAGCATATATTGTATCTATTATATTTTTAATTTTAGTTTTATTTATAGGTAAAGAAGTAAATGGGGCTAAAAGGTGGATTGTTATAGGTCCTATAAATTTTCAACCATCAGAAATTGCTAAGATAGGTCTTATATTGTATTTATCAAAATTTATATCAGATAATCCTAATATATTAAATAATTGGGAAGGATTTATTAAATGTTGTTTCATACTTGCTATACCAACAGGACTAGTTTTAATAGAAAATACAAGTACGGCAATAATAATGGGTGTTATAGGTATGTCTATTATATTTGTAGCATCTCCTACAATGAAATATTTTTTACCAATAATTTTAGTAGGAGTATTAGGGCTTATTGGTATTATTGCCTTTGGAGACCCATTTAGAATGGCTAGGGTGCAGGCTTGGTTAGACCCTTTTGCCGATACTGTAAAAACTGGTACAGGTTATCAGACAGTTCAGTCCTTATATGCAATAGCATCTGGAGGTTTTTTTGGTTTAGGTATAGGGCAAAGTAGACAAAAGCTAGGATTTATACCAGAGGCACAAAATGATATTATATTTTCTGTTATATGTGAAGAACTTGGGCTTGCAGGAGCAACTATATTTATATTACTTTTTTCTACAATTATATGGAGAGGGTATATAACAGCTATTAGAAGTCCAAAAACTTATATGAGTTATGTATGTGTAGGTATAACAACTATGATTGCTGTTCAAGTTATTATAAATATTGCAGTTGTTACAAATACTATACCAAACACAGGTATACCGCTTCCGTTTGTTAGTTATGGTGGTACGTCTTTATTAATAATGATGGCTTGTACAGGTTTAATATTAAATTTTTCACGATATTTTAAAGAGTAA
- the murD gene encoding UDP-N-acetylmuramoyl-L-alanine--D-glutamate ligase — protein sequence MEFYNKNVLVCGIARSGISASLMLKKLGANVIIQDLKKEEDIQQINILKDNNIKLYLGKNPDNKLIDSVDLMVVSPGLPTDLDFVKYAKTKIPVISEIELSYLVCKAPIIAITGTNGKTTTTSLVGHILNRYKKSYVAGNIGVPFSEYALDIEKDSIVILELSSFQLETVKTFKPIIACVLNITEDHLNRHKTMTNYINAKEKIFGNQDESNFLILNYDDIECRKMEHKTKAKVIYFSTKEHIDKGAYLKDNYIYINEYPFINIDDIKILGEHNIQNVMVATLMCLCYNVPLDVIIEGLKTFKAVEHRIEYVTTKKGVDYYNDSKGTNTDATIKAIRAMKKPTYLIVGGYEKNSDFLPLIKEFKDKVKVAVVIGQVRDRIAKDCKSLNFNNYIIKDSFLDAIDYCYENAKFGYCVLLSPACASFDMFKDYEERGNIFKQYVRDLKE from the coding sequence ATGGAATTTTATAATAAAAATGTACTTGTTTGTGGCATTGCCAGAAGTGGTATTAGTGCTTCTTTAATGTTAAAAAAATTAGGTGCAAATGTAATAATACAAGATTTAAAAAAAGAAGAAGATATACAACAAATAAATATTTTAAAAGACAATAATATAAAATTATATTTAGGTAAAAATCCGGATAATAAATTAATTGATAGTGTTGATTTAATGGTTGTAAGCCCAGGGCTACCAACAGATTTAGACTTTGTAAAATATGCTAAAACAAAAATACCAGTCATAAGTGAAATAGAACTTTCTTATTTAGTTTGCAAAGCCCCTATAATAGCTATAACAGGGACAAATGGTAAAACAACAACAACAAGCCTTGTAGGTCATATTTTAAATAGATATAAAAAAAGCTATGTAGCGGGTAATATTGGAGTACCTTTTTCAGAATATGCTTTAGATATAGAAAAAGATAGTATAGTAATTTTAGAGCTTAGTAGCTTTCAGCTAGAAACAGTAAAAACATTTAAACCTATTATAGCTTGTGTTTTAAATATTACAGAAGACCATTTAAATAGACATAAAACAATGACAAATTATATAAATGCTAAAGAAAAAATATTTGGAAATCAAGATGAAAGTAATTTTTTAATATTAAATTATGACGATATAGAATGTAGAAAGATGGAGCATAAAACTAAAGCAAAGGTTATTTATTTTTCTACAAAAGAACATATAGATAAAGGTGCATATTTAAAAGATAATTATATATATATAAATGAATATCCTTTTATAAATATAGATGATATAAAAATACTAGGTGAACATAATATACAAAATGTTATGGTAGCAACTTTAATGTGTTTATGCTATAATGTACCATTAGATGTAATAATAGAAGGACTTAAAACTTTTAAAGCGGTAGAGCATAGGATAGAATATGTTACTACTAAAAAAGGTGTAGATTATTACAATGATTCTAAAGGAACTAATACAGATGCTACAATAAAAGCAATAAGAGCTATGAAAAAGCCTACTTATCTTATAGTTGGAGGATATGAAAAAAATTCAGACTTTTTACCACTAATAAAAGAATTTAAAGATAAAGTAAAAGTAGCCGTTGTTATAGGTCAGGTTAGAGATAGAATAGCTAAAGACTGTAAAAGTTTAAATTTTAATAATTATATAATAAAAGATAGCTTTTTAGATGCAATAGATTATTGTTATGAAAATGCTAAATTTGGATATTGTGTTCTTTTATCGCCAGCTTGTGCTAGTTTTGATATGTTTAAAGATTATGAAGAAAGAGGTAATATTTTTAAACAATATGTAAGAGATTTGAAGGAGTGA